In Croceicoccus sp. Ery15, a genomic segment contains:
- the dcd gene encoding dCTP deaminase, whose product MAILSDRWIREQAQASGMIEPFVEAQRRDGCISYGLSSYGYDARVADEFKIFTNVDSAVVDPKDFAANSFVDRQTDVCVIPPNSFALARTVEYFRVPRDVLVICLGKSTYARCGIIVNVTPLEPGWEGHVTLEFSNSTPLPAKIYANEGACQFLFLKGNEPCEVSYADRTGKYMGQRGVTLPRL is encoded by the coding sequence ATGGCGATTCTCTCGGACCGGTGGATCCGCGAACAGGCACAGGCAAGCGGCATGATCGAACCGTTTGTCGAGGCGCAGCGGCGCGACGGCTGTATTTCTTACGGCCTGTCGTCCTATGGCTATGACGCGCGCGTCGCGGACGAGTTCAAGATCTTCACCAATGTCGACAGCGCGGTCGTGGACCCCAAGGATTTCGCCGCCAACAGCTTTGTCGACCGTCAGACCGATGTCTGCGTGATCCCGCCCAACAGCTTTGCGCTGGCCCGCACGGTCGAATATTTCCGCGTGCCGCGCGACGTGCTGGTCATCTGCCTTGGCAAAAGCACCTATGCGCGCTGCGGCATCATCGTGAATGTCACCCCGCTGGAACCGGGCTGGGAAGGGCATGTCACGCTGGAATTTTCGAACAGCACCCCGCTGCCCGCCAAGATCTATGCGAACGAAGGCGCGTGCCAGTTCCTGTTCCTGAAAGGGAACGAGCCGTGCGAGGTGAGCTATGCCGACCGCACGGGCAAATATATGGGGCAGCGCGGTGTGACGCTGCCCCGTCTTTAA
- a CDS encoding glycoside hydrolase family 25 protein — protein MAEIVKKYRRIWRMGAVVLAGALLTGAGSAWWHAAHWEPSAKSYPVQGAWLDQRHDARTVLTLAEGGADGAPLVRFLYATASIGASGRNERFAEEHERAGRSGLPVGAVHVFDPCVPADRQSANFVTLVPRDGDLLPPAVQLDATGEDCPRPVRAAEVESELVTFLNQIEAHAGRRAILAPSAAFEEAYGFGARSQRPLWLAQDRAEPAYAGGNWTIWTANSALSLPQLDMSIGWLVMRSDPAEEAG, from the coding sequence ATGGCCGAAATCGTGAAGAAATACAGGCGTATATGGCGTATGGGCGCGGTCGTGCTGGCGGGCGCGTTGCTGACGGGCGCGGGATCGGCATGGTGGCACGCGGCCCATTGGGAACCGTCCGCCAAATCCTATCCGGTGCAGGGCGCATGGCTGGACCAGCGCCACGATGCGCGCACCGTGCTGACCCTTGCCGAAGGGGGCGCGGATGGCGCGCCGCTGGTCCGCTTTCTCTATGCCACGGCCAGCATCGGCGCATCGGGCCGCAACGAGCGCTTTGCCGAAGAGCATGAGCGGGCGGGGCGTTCGGGCCTGCCCGTCGGGGCGGTGCATGTGTTCGACCCTTGCGTCCCTGCCGACCGGCAATCGGCCAATTTCGTCACCCTGGTCCCGCGCGACGGCGATCTGCTGCCGCCCGCGGTGCAGCTGGACGCCACCGGCGAGGATTGCCCGCGCCCCGTCCGCGCGGCCGAGGTGGAGAGCGAGCTGGTTACATTCCTCAACCAGATCGAGGCGCATGCAGGCCGCCGCGCCATTCTGGCCCCCAGCGCCGCGTTCGAGGAAGCCTATGGCTTTGGCGCGCGGTCGCAGCGTCCGCTGTGGCTGGCGCAGGACCGCGCGGAACCGGCCTATGCGGGCGGAAACTGGACGATCTGGACGGCGAACAGCGCGCTCAGCCTGCCGCAACTGGACATGTCGATCGGCTGGCTGGTGATGCGCAGCGATCCCGCCGAAGAGGCAGGCTGA
- a CDS encoding UPF0262 family protein encodes MADARIIDITLDEATIVWRNPDIEQERRVAIFDLIEENSFKPLRSWEAGHLGPYRLSLSVVDGRLSIAVKDEEDRPLETLLLGLARFRRPIREYFAICDSYYQAIRKATAGEIETIDMARRGIHNRSTELLMERLEGKVETDFATARRLFTLICVLHIRG; translated from the coding sequence ATGGCGGACGCACGCATCATCGATATCACTCTGGACGAGGCCACGATCGTGTGGCGCAATCCGGATATCGAGCAGGAACGCCGCGTCGCCATCTTCGACCTGATCGAGGAAAACAGCTTCAAACCGCTGCGGTCGTGGGAGGCAGGGCATCTGGGCCCCTATCGTCTTTCCTTGTCGGTGGTTGACGGCAGGCTGTCGATCGCGGTCAAGGACGAGGAAGACCGTCCGCTGGAAACATTGCTGCTGGGGCTGGCGCGGTTCCGCCGCCCGATCCGCGAATATTTCGCCATTTGCGACAGCTATTACCAGGCGATCCGCAAGGCGACGGCGGGCGAGATCGAGACGATCGACATGGCGCGGCGCGGCATTCACAACCGTTCGACCGAATTGCTGATGGAGCGGCTGGAAGGCAAGGTCGAAACCGATTTCGCCACCGCGCGCCGCCTGTTCACGCTGATCTGCGTGCTGCATATCCGGGGTTGA
- the yghU gene encoding glutathione-dependent disulfide-bond oxidoreductase: MNDIYTPPKVWKLEGENGGQFAALNRPTAGAREERDLPVGEHPFQLYSLGTPNGQKVTILFEELLAAGHAGAEYDAWKIEIMKQDQFTSGFVAVNPNSKIPALIDRSGDTPFRVFESGAILLHLAEKFGAFLPTDPELRAEMLSWLMWQMGTAPLLGGGFGHFYAYAPERYRYPIDRYTMEVKRQLDVLDQHLATREFMAGDYSIADIAIFAWHGQLALGRQYDAAEFLDVASYENVQRWAKAIDARPAVRRGLRVNGSPERTPGAIAERHSAADLD, encoded by the coding sequence ATGAACGACATCTATACCCCGCCCAAGGTCTGGAAACTGGAAGGCGAGAACGGCGGACAATTCGCCGCGCTGAACCGTCCCACCGCAGGCGCGCGCGAAGAGCGCGATCTGCCGGTGGGCGAGCATCCGTTCCAGCTCTATTCGCTGGGCACGCCCAACGGGCAAAAGGTAACGATCCTGTTCGAGGAATTGCTGGCCGCAGGGCACGCAGGCGCGGAATATGACGCGTGGAAGATCGAGATCATGAAGCAGGACCAGTTCACCAGCGGTTTTGTCGCGGTGAACCCCAATTCCAAGATTCCCGCGCTGATAGACCGCAGCGGCGACACACCGTTCCGCGTGTTCGAATCGGGCGCGATCCTGTTGCATCTGGCCGAGAAATTCGGCGCATTCCTGCCCACCGATCCCGAGCTTCGGGCCGAGATGCTGTCATGGCTGATGTGGCAGATGGGCACCGCGCCGCTGCTGGGCGGGGGATTTGGCCATTTCTATGCCTATGCGCCCGAGCGTTACCGCTATCCCATCGACCGCTATACGATGGAAGTGAAGCGCCAGCTCGACGTGCTGGACCAGCATCTGGCGACCCGTGAATTCATGGCGGGCGATTATTCGATCGCCGATATCGCGATCTTTGCATGGCACGGGCAACTGGCGCTGGGTCGCCAGTATGACGCGGCCGAGTTCCTTGATGTCGCCAGCTATGAAAACGTGCAGCGCTGGGCGAAGGCCATCGATGCGCGCCCCGCCGTGCGGCGCGGCCTGCGCGTCAATGGGTCGCCCGAACGGACCCCCGGCGCAATTGCCGAGCGTCACTCTGCCGCCGATCTGGACTAG
- a CDS encoding glutathione S-transferase family protein, which translates to MWRLHHFALCPFSRKLRLLMSEKGVPYTLEPENPWALRDEFYLINPAGRTPALRHEEKDTVLADSRAIAEYLEETVEKNPMINGPAANRAEIRRLVALFDENFWGDVTAPLLTERYAKRVVLKQAPDSRALRDAMRLADQHLDYCDYLIDHRRWLAGATMSLADLTAAAQISVVDYLGGIDWRGHESTRGWYSVLKSRPSFQPLLSDKVDGVPPPRHYADVNA; encoded by the coding sequence ATGTGGCGGCTTCATCACTTCGCTTTATGCCCGTTCAGTCGCAAGCTGCGCTTGTTGATGAGCGAAAAGGGCGTGCCCTATACGCTGGAGCCCGAAAATCCGTGGGCGTTGCGCGACGAATTCTATCTGATCAATCCGGCGGGGCGGACCCCTGCCTTGCGGCATGAGGAAAAGGACACCGTCCTTGCCGACAGCCGCGCAATTGCCGAATATCTGGAAGAGACGGTCGAAAAGAACCCGATGATCAACGGGCCTGCCGCCAACCGGGCCGAAATCCGCCGTCTGGTCGCGCTGTTCGACGAAAATTTCTGGGGCGATGTCACTGCCCCGCTCCTCACGGAACGCTATGCCAAGCGGGTGGTGCTGAAACAGGCGCCCGATTCGCGCGCGCTGCGCGATGCCATGCGGCTGGCGGACCAGCATCTCGATTATTGCGACTATCTGATCGACCACCGCCGCTGGCTGGCGGGCGCGACGATGAGCCTGGCCGATCTGACGGCGGCGGCGCAGATTTCGGTGGTCGATTATCTGGGCGGGATCGACTGGCGCGGGCACGAATCCACGCGCGGCTGGTATTCGGTGCTGAAAAGCCGGCCCAGCTTTCAACCGCTGCTATCCGACAAGGTAGATGGCGTCCCGCCGCCGCGCCATTACGCCGACGTCAACGCCTAG
- a CDS encoding XdhC family protein, with amino-acid sequence MIKDAIAAGIYSDNAALRRAATGGAALCTITAIDGSFSRRLGAQMAIGADGAITGSMADGCLEAALTHHAAEAAEEGKPRFLHFGGAGDPMDLRLPCGSRIAVTVDPAPDRAAVAAAVAALDARQCAELAVPLADGDIFLRHFRPELRIVAIGTGPELAAFEALAAAHGAIVDAVRPFGEGGGCGVADGLSLGAAPDLPLDPWSAVVVLFHDHEWERAIIPWAVASDAFYIGAQGGAPTRDMRLAHLAALGLADRAAGRLHGPVGLIERARDPAVLALSVLAEIVALYEVTGP; translated from the coding sequence ATGATCAAAGACGCAATCGCCGCCGGAATTTACAGCGATAATGCGGCGCTTCGCCGCGCTGCGACAGGTGGGGCGGCACTTTGCACCATTACCGCCATCGACGGCAGCTTTTCGCGCAGGCTGGGCGCGCAAATGGCGATCGGTGCAGACGGAGCCATTACCGGCAGCATGGCCGACGGCTGTCTCGAGGCTGCGCTGACACACCACGCGGCAGAGGCGGCGGAAGAAGGAAAGCCGCGCTTTCTGCATTTCGGCGGCGCGGGCGATCCGATGGATCTGCGCCTTCCGTGCGGATCGCGCATCGCGGTGACGGTCGATCCCGCGCCCGACCGTGCGGCGGTGGCGGCGGCGGTGGCGGCGCTGGATGCGCGCCAATGTGCCGAACTGGCGGTGCCATTGGCCGATGGCGACATATTTCTGCGCCATTTCCGCCCCGAATTGCGCATCGTCGCCATCGGCACCGGTCCCGAACTCGCCGCGTTCGAGGCATTGGCCGCGGCACATGGCGCGATCGTCGATGCTGTCCGCCCGTTCGGCGAAGGGGGCGGCTGCGGTGTAGCGGATGGCCTGTCGCTGGGCGCCGCGCCCGACCTGCCGCTCGATCCGTGGAGCGCGGTGGTTGTGCTGTTCCACGATCACGAATGGGAACGCGCGATCATCCCGTGGGCGGTCGCCAGCGACGCATTCTATATCGGCGCACAGGGCGGCGCGCCCACGCGCGATATGCGGCTGGCGCATCTGGCGGCGCTGGGGCTGGCCGACAGGGCGGCGGGGCGGTTGCACGGGCCGGTCGGGCTGATCGAGCGCGCGCGCGATCCGGCGGTGCTGGCACTGTCGGTTCTGGCCGAGATCGTCGCGTTGTACGAGGTGACCGGCCCGTGA
- a CDS encoding complex I NDUFA9 subunit family protein yields MSVLKGKLVTLIGGSGFFGTHVAQALLERGARLRVASRNPKDAFSLRPLANLGQIQFARCDIRSEASLAAVIDGADAVVNLVGAFAGDLNAVMGEGAGDVARIAAAKGVSALVHVSAIGADAASDIDYQKYKGEGELHVLAAFPKATVLRPSILFGSDDQFLNMFGGMIAAMPVMPVFAPDAKLQPLFVDDAAEAVVAALEDPAKHGGKIYEIAGPEVVTMLDLNERIAAAQGRNRHFAALPDMVGSAIATASGFLPGAPISGDQYKMLAQGNVASDDMPGIAKLGIQPRPLSLFLDRWMVRYRKHGRFGDERAA; encoded by the coding sequence ATGTCGGTTTTGAAGGGCAAGCTTGTCACACTGATTGGCGGTAGCGGCTTTTTCGGAACGCATGTGGCGCAGGCCCTGCTGGAACGCGGCGCACGGCTGCGGGTGGCATCGCGCAATCCCAAGGATGCGTTCTCGCTGCGTCCGCTGGCCAATCTGGGCCAGATTCAGTTCGCGCGCTGCGACATCCGCAGCGAGGCTTCGTTGGCGGCGGTGATCGACGGGGCCGATGCGGTGGTCAATCTGGTCGGCGCGTTCGCGGGCGATTTAAATGCGGTAATGGGCGAAGGCGCGGGCGATGTCGCGCGGATCGCGGCGGCCAAGGGTGTGTCGGCACTGGTCCATGTGTCGGCCATCGGCGCCGATGCGGCGTCGGACATCGATTACCAGAAGTACAAGGGCGAGGGCGAACTGCATGTTTTGGCCGCCTTCCCCAAGGCGACCGTGCTGCGCCCGTCGATCCTGTTCGGATCGGACGATCAGTTCCTCAACATGTTCGGCGGGATGATCGCTGCCATGCCGGTGATGCCTGTGTTCGCGCCCGACGCGAAACTGCAGCCCCTGTTCGTCGACGACGCGGCAGAGGCGGTGGTGGCCGCGCTGGAAGATCCGGCGAAACACGGCGGCAAGATTTACGAGATCGCAGGCCCCGAAGTGGTCACCATGCTGGATCTGAACGAACGGATTGCCGCCGCGCAGGGCCGCAATCGCCATTTCGCCGCGCTGCCCGACATGGTCGGATCGGCCATTGCAACGGCTTCGGGTTTCCTGCCCGGCGCGCCGATCAGCGGCGACCAGTACAAGATGCTGGCGCAGGGCAATGTGGCCAGCGACGATATGCCGGGGATCGCAAAGCTGGGCATCCAGCCCCGTCCGCTAAGCCTGTTCCTCGACCGCTGGATGGTCCGCTATCGCAAGCATGGCCGGTTCGGCGACGAACGCGCTGCCTGA
- a CDS encoding NTP transferase domain-containing protein: MIAPQRIFAATLAAGLSRRFGADKLGQRWGETDILGASLAGLDGFDWLERAVVVRAGRAITAGRIIANDHPERGMGHSLALAAQAADAAGADFLLVTLGDMPCLRAASLNRLLQACPDRADAMASLCAPGAPPAPPAVFGRGWFGRIARFDNDKGARDLLRDPANGAVLVPLDPAEAIDIDTPQDFARHHGDE, encoded by the coding sequence GTGATCGCGCCGCAGCGCATTTTCGCGGCGACGCTGGCGGCCGGACTGTCGCGCCGTTTCGGCGCGGACAAGCTGGGGCAGCGGTGGGGCGAGACGGATATTCTGGGCGCTTCGCTGGCTGGGCTGGACGGGTTCGACTGGCTGGAGCGCGCGGTTGTCGTGCGGGCAGGGCGCGCAATCACGGCGGGAAGGATCATCGCCAACGATCATCCCGAACGCGGCATGGGCCATTCGCTGGCCCTCGCGGCGCAAGCGGCCGACGCGGCGGGGGCGGATTTCCTGCTGGTCACTCTGGGCGATATGCCATGCCTGCGCGCGGCCAGTCTCAACCGCTTGTTGCAAGCCTGTCCCGACCGCGCCGATGCCATGGCATCGCTTTGCGCGCCCGGCGCGCCGCCCGCGCCGCCTGCCGTCTTTGGTCGGGGCTGGTTCGGGCGAATAGCCCGTTTCGACAACGACAAGGGCGCGCGCGATCTGTTGCGCGATCCCGCGAACGGGGCGGTTCTGGTGCCGCTCGACCCTGCCGAGGCCATCGATATCGACACGCCCCAAGATTTTGCCCGTCACCACGGTGACGAATAG